A region of Drosophila mauritiana strain mau12 chromosome 3L, ASM438214v1, whole genome shotgun sequence DNA encodes the following proteins:
- the LOC117141952 gene encoding uncharacterized protein LOC117141952, protein MSRCLIFLYIILLSGRSESWSAREVIHQFNHDHRLQLNIYLDCNDVELQIGQEVPNLLVNSTAEKIKILGRFSSHSLIIACFKDSTRNRTLNGVKELLWGLQYLPMLFVVESNIDFYFQEALSYGFVHVLALNLMNGSLYTYKPYPKVEVHQIKDMQKFYELTKLRNLQGQVVRTSVETMTPRCFRYRNRYGQLIYAGYMYRMVKEFIKTYNGTEEHVFGYVDTIPYKEGLAALKNGEIDMMPRIIHALQWNYFYRSHILYNIKTYIMVPWAKPLPKSLYFIQPFRSTVWITIMVSFVYASIVIWWIRFRQQGSSSLSQSFMDVLQLLFLLPLSKIWHFNMGTHQVVSFIVLFVVGFMLTNLYTAQLSSYLTTGLFKSQINTFDDLFREKRTLLVESFDAEVLHNMTKEKIIQKEFETIILITSIEEVFKHRKSLNTSYAYEAYEDRIAFELSQQRYLRVPIFKILKEVYDQRPVFVALRHGLPYVELFNNYLRRIYESGIWIKLQEDSFLEGIASGEISFRKSQSREIKIFDKDFYFFAYILLGMGWCVSTIAFSLERWRFKYSVTNVLHEG, encoded by the coding sequence ATGTCTCGCTGCCTAATTTTCTTATATATTATCCTGCTGTCTGGCAGATCCGAAAGTTGGTCCGCCAGAGAAGTAATACATCAGTTTAATCATGATCACCGACTACAGCTGAATATTTACCTGGATTGCAACGACGTGGAACTACAAATCGGTCAGGAAGTGCCAAATTTATTAGTGAATAGTACTgcagagaaaataaaaatattgggTAGATTCAGCTCACACTCTTTGATCATTGCGTGTTTTAAGGATTCTACAAGAAATCGAACTCTAAATGGAGTAAAGGAACTGCTCTGGGGACTTCAGTACTTACCAATGTTATTTGTCGTAGAATCCaacattgatttttattttcaagaAGCTTTAAGCTACGGCTTTGTTCATGTGCTGGCTTTGAATTTGATGAATGGATCGCTTTACACCTATAAGCCCTATCCGAAAGTCGAAGTACATCAAATTAAAGATATGCAAAAATTCTATGAATTGACAAAACTGAGAAACCTCCAAGGACAGGTGGTTCGCACCAGTGTGGAGACGATGACACCTCGATGTTTTCGGTATAGAAATCGTTATGGTCAATTGATATACGCTGGTTATATGTACAGGATGGTTAAAGAGTTCATCAAGACCTACAATGGCACAGAGGAGCATGTTTTTGGTTATGTGGACACCATACCCTATAAAGAGGGCTTGGCAGCGCTGAAAAATGGCGAAATCGATATGATGCCCCGTATAATACATGCCTTGCAATGGAATTATTTCTACCGCAGTCACATTTTATACAACATTAAGACCTATATCATGGTGCCTTGGGCCAAACCCTTGCCAAAAAGTCTGTACTTTATACAACCATTTCGTAGCACAGTTTGGATTACTATTATGGTGAGCTTTGTCTACGCCTCAATCGTTATCTGGTGGATACGGTTTAGACAGCAGGGGAGTTCTTCATTATCACAATCTTTTATGGATGTCTTGCAGCTGTTGTTTCTGCTACCTTTGAGCAAAATATGGCACTTTAATATGGGAACACATCAGGTTGTGAGTTTTATCGTTCTCTTCGTAGTTGGATTTATGCTGACCAATCTTTATACCGCTCAGTTATCAAGTTACTTAACTACCGGCTTGTTTAAAAGTCAAATCAACACCTTTGATGATTTGTTCCGTGAAAAGCGTACATTGCTAGTGGAAAGCTTTGACGCTGAGGTACTACACAATATGaccaaagaaaaaattatacaaaaagaATTTGAGActattatattaataaccTCAATCGAGGAGGTCTTCAAGCATCGCAAGAGCCTAAATACCAGTTATGCCTATGAAGCCTATGAGGATCGCATTGCATTCGAGCTGTCTCAGCAAAGGTATCTTCGAGTGCCCATTTTCAAGATTTTAAAAGAGGTGTACGACCAGAGACCTGTATTTGTGGCACTTCGACATGGATTACCATATGTGGAATTATTTAACAATTACCTAAGGCGAATCTATGAATCTGGTATTTGGATTAAGCTGCAGGAAGACTCTTTTCTCGAAGGAATTGCTAGTGgtgaaattagttttcgcAAATCCCAATCCCGCGAAATCAAAATATTCGACAAGgatttttatttctttgcGTACATTTTACTGGGAATGGGATGGTGTGTGAGCACTATAGCTTTTTCCTTAGAGAGATGGAGATTTAAATATTCGGTAACAAATGTTTTACATGAAGGTTAA
- the LOC117141747 gene encoding uncharacterized protein LOC117141747 has translation MELLYLNMLQSLSLFDGNRLGETVQKLNNIYQTELNVFLEFGNGADILESAQGTFVPTLWIKNPQNQKVLKGNFSSCTLTILYLEDEHLDRGLNYLASWLWEYHHLEVLIFYNGGPYDKLKQIFTRCFNEGFVNILVMLPDSDELYTFMPYQDLKILNLKSVKEFYDHSRNKIDFNGYNITSGLVTAGAPRWFSFRDRENRLILSGYMLRMIVDFTNHFNGSVRLMDVLTVIDGLELLANRTIDFFPFLIRPLERFSMTNILYLENCGLIVPTSRPLPNWVYLIRPYAFNTWITWLIMLFYCSLALRIFSSGQISLCAAFLRVLRLVMYLSGSRDMGTRPTTRRLFLFVLLTTSGFILTNLYVAQLSSTSTAGLYEKQINTWEDLDKSDSIWPLIDVDIKTMEKLIPDRKKLLKRIVPTPEADVDIYRRNLNTSCIHSGFFDRIDFALYQQKFLRFPIFRKFPHILYQQPLQISAAFGRPYLQLFNWFVRKIFESGIYLKMKDDAYRHGIQSGLLNLAFRDRHLEVKSNDVEYYYLIAGLWFGGLTLATVCFLLELIIGYARIKVTISYKINIM, from the coding sequence ATGGAGTTACTTTACCTGAATATGCTTCAAAGCCTTTCACTATTTGATGGAAATCGCTTGGGTGAAACAGTTCAGAAGCTAAATAATATTTACCAAACGGAACTTAACGTGTTCTTAGAGTTTGGCAATGGCGCAGATATTTTGGAATCAGCCCAAGGAACTTTTGTGCCCACTCTTTGGATTAAAAATCCGCAAAATCAAAAGGTTCTGAAAGGAAACTTCAGTAGCTGCACCCTTACCATTTTGTATCTGGAAGATGAACACCTGGATCGTGGACTTAACTATCTTGCAAGTTGGTTGTGGGAATATCATCATCTCGAAGTGCTAATATTTTATAACGGAGGACCTTATGACAAGCTAAAACAAATATTCACTCGATGTTTTAATGAAGGTTTTGTGAATATACTTGTAATGCTGCCGGACTCGGATGAACTGTACACCTTTATGCCATATCaagatttgaaaattttgaactTAAAGAGTGTTAAGGAGTTTTATGATCATTCTCGTAACAAAATAGATTTCAATGGATATAATATCACCAGCGGCCTTGTAACAGCAGGAGCTCCTCGTTGGTTCTCTTTTAGAGATCGTGAAAATAGATTAATTCTATCTGGATACATGCTTCGGATGATTGTGGATTTTACAAACCATTTCAATGGATCCGTTCGGTTAATGGATGTGCTAACTGTAATCGATGGTCTTGAACTTTTAGCAAATCGTACAATAGACTTTTTCCCATTCCTAATCAGACCGCTTGAAAGGTTTTCAATGACTAATATCCTTTATCTGGAAAATTGTGGTCTTATAGTGCCCACATCAAGGCCCTTACCCAACTGGGTTTACTTAATCAGGCCGTATGCATTTAACACTTGGATAACTTGGCTAATAATGCTATTTTATTGCTCCTTGGCTTTAAGGATTTTTTCAAGTGGACAAATAAGCCTATGTGCCGCATTTTTAAGAGTTCTTCGATTGGTTATGTATCTCTCGGGTAGCAGAGACATGGGAACTCGACCAACAACTCGTCGCCTCTTTCTCTTTGTCTTATTAACAACTTCAGGATTTATATTAACTAATCTTTATGTAGCCCAACTATCGAGTACTTCGACCGCAGGACTgtatgaaaaacaaataaatacttgGGAGGATTTGGACAAATCCGATAGCATTTGGCCCTTGATAGATGTTGATATTAAAACTATGGAAAAACTTATCCCAGATCGAAAAAAATTACTCAAAAGAATTGTACCTACTCCCGAGGCAGACGTAGATATTTATCGAAGAAACCTAAACACAAGTTGTATTCATTCTGGATTCTTTGATCGCATTGATTTTGCTCTTTATCAGCAGAAATTCCTACGATTTCCCATCTTTCGGAAATTTCCACATATACTCTACCAGCAACCTCTTCAGATATCCGCTGCATTTGGACGTCCCTACTTGCAGTTGTTTAATTGGTTTGTGaggaaaatatttgaaagtgGAATTTATCTGAAAATGAAGGACGATGCCTATCGCCATGGAATTCAAAGTGGTTTGCTGAATTTGGCATTTCGTGATCGGCATTTGGAAGTGAAATCAAATGATGTGGAATATTATTACCTGATTGCGGGATTGTGGTTTGGTGGTTTGACTTTGGCCACAGTTTGTTTCCTACTTGAATTGATTATTGGATATGCTAGGATTAAAGTAACTATAtcttataaaataaatataatgtaA